From the genome of Capsicum annuum cultivar UCD-10X-F1 chromosome 4, UCD10Xv1.1, whole genome shotgun sequence:
GTTGGTATTTGTTTTCTTCCGTGCACaaatttatgtttgtattttggTTGTCAAGTTTTTAAAATCGTACCAAATGTCCACGTTATAGATTATTAAAAAGAATGGGAAGTAACTTCTAAGTATTTTACATTCAAATTGTGTTGCAATTATTGGTAACAATATTTCCTTTTATCGGGCTGCTTTTAAATTgattgattgatatttttatataatatttttgagttgaaataatatGATAACTTTGCTGTAGTTTAATTTAAGATAAGATGAACAAATTATTTTACACAAAAAACAAACACTAAGTTGAAATTTTTATCACGTTTAATATTGCTACTTGCTAATGTGTGAAATGTAGCAATTTTAATTAGATTAAGATCTGACATAGAAGTTggttagcttttttttttttttaaaaaaaaaactttggcTTTAAATTTCACTTAATCTATGTCATCATTCTAATTTGTTGAGTATTTTGaatgtaaaactgaatataaCTTCTCCAGATGAAGTTAAACTGATTATAACTTCTCCCCatgattttttgtaaaatttaaaaagattgtAACTTCTCTTAATTTTAATCTAATTCTCTTTTACACTTTTTAGTTTATCATTATCCTAATGTAATCATTTCGTAGAAATCTACGCAAATTAGGTAattatcatttaaaatattttaattgctgAATTTTAGTCGAGTTTCAAACTTTTTTCGGTTAAAATTTATACGCACCTGGTGTATACACCAAGCCAATACATGCATgacatgtgtttgaatttagagttcatattacttaaccatgattaattaatatatattttatttaatttaattacttaACCATAGTAAATGACATTAGTTTAGTATATACACCGGGTCCAggtgcgtgtaagtttttaccACTTCTTTATCTATTTCATTCTAAACCACTTTTAAACTTCTATGCCATTTTTACACGTCCCTGGACattaggagaaaaatattttcttattaacaaataaaaaaaaaacttcaaattgcaataactaattatcaaaattattaaaattattattaattaattaattaattttgttgaaaGAGGAAATAGCAGGGTAGGTACCATCGAAGTAGATAGTTTGGTTACTTACTGTATTTAGTGCATGGGTATGGTGTAATAGGAATAATACATGTTATCTTAGGAAGcatttaaatttaaacaaatcCCCTTAAACCTCAAATGATTTAGTTAGAAGTAGTTCAATTCCCAGCCAAAAACACAACTCTGGAATGTTATCTTGCCAGCGACAAATGTTACAGTGAAGACAAAGAGCAATTGTTGCATTAGATTAGAGTAAATTAAAACTGCAATACGGACATATAAGTTGTCGTCTATCTTATATGAATCTTCTCTctatacttattatttattttaaaattagaacTTGCAAGTGTCAAATTTTGTGTTTAtttcaaaatgaagaaattaatagATCTATATAGCCTCTATGAATTGTTGTTGTTTCAGGTGGTCTTTACAATATATAAAGGCGATAGAAGTCATATTACTGATTCAAATAAGATATTTCTTAAATCATTTTAGATGAataatttttcttgagatttttgttaATCTATCAAGAGGATAGTTATGGTCATTTCGAAGTTTTTCATAGTTATTGATGAGACATGTCAAATGAAATCATAATTGCCTAAATTCTTTATGTTGTggtaaaaattcattattattttttatgtcatttgaatttggattttaaATATAGCTATATTGTCCAAGTATTAGCTTGATGTTAGCATTTACCTCACTAACATTTTTGTTATCTTGATCTTAAAGCTATATTAGATCAAACCATTTTGTTCAGAAGttatcaaataaatcaaacaCAAAGAGTAAATTGGAGGCGCCATGTGAATATTGAATGTTTAATATTCAATAACTTTCTCTCATTTATTGGTTTTCTAGATGTGATAGTACTTCCCTTCCTAATTTTTTACTTTCAAAACgaaataaagataaaagaaatctatttttggcatttttctttatttcagtttcttttattaattgatatttatttGCTTTTCTATAGGTGCTCCTAAACTTCTCAttaatattgtggtttttgaaaTGACAAATATTGGCCAGTAGACAGATGAAAACAGCACCTGGCAAGTGTTAATGATGAAATCGGATGTGATCGTGATCAACGTACATGGATGCaagcattttatatatatattcctgAGTATTGAATGGTTCGACTATAATGTACTTAGGTTTTGTTGCACATATATTATGGATAAATCATATCCTATTCTATAGTGCACATTGAACTGCATTGATTAAGCTTTATCATGTATTTCACGGTAACAAGGGAGGGGCGAATTTTCATTAAATAATTGTGGAATGTGAATATGTGTTTTTTTCGTAAAATTACgtattttatgtaaatatatatgtcttAAAAATTTGTATAATATTACATATTGGTATCCATACTACAAGAAGTTTAGATGGtgaacatgatttaaaggttAAGTTATCTATGAACGTAGCAATTCTCTCTACATGGTGTTTTTAGTTAAACATTAATTACATATTTCAATACAGATAAATATTTGAGTTTGAAGACTCAACGATAATTAAACAATTTGATGgttgataattaattaattagtatatatatataaaatttgttaTATCAATTTTTTATAATGAATACTAGTTTTGTTCTAATAAGGTGAGAAGAACCTATTGAGTTGGCATGGTAATTTATAGAACTCATCACTTCTAACATCTTTAGTATATACCACAAACTTGTCCCACCAATGTGACACCATTGTATTTTCGAGCTTCATCGCTACTAAATGGAAGAGTCCGATCCAGAAATCTAGCAACGACAGCAGCTATCGTGGCGTGTGACATGAAGATGACAGGCATTTTGTCATTGAACTGCAGTTCAAGAAGAACAATGCATATCTAATAGGTTCttgtccatgaatcaatggattAGCACTAACATTTCTAAGATGGAGAAGATAATCATACAAGCAGCAGCAATATTTGCACGACTCTTCGGCTTCACACTCTTGTCATTGCCCAGACCCCAGAGACGAGCATTCTCCCTGTTAAGTTTTAGCTTAGCGGTTCAGTTCTATGTCAAACATATTTAGTTGATGGTACATCATATGAAAATCAAGCACGGACGAGTGTATTTGTAGCTATTTGTGCCTAAATTTAGATTGAAAGAGAATTATAGAGATCAGATACGGTTATGTTGTAGCAGTGCAACTAGTGACACCACCAAAAAGAGCATTTAGCAAAGTCCCTATCCCCTGACAAGAGTTAAAAGTTCAGGAGGAAGAGCACATTTGACCTCACCAGCCAGGCAAGGCAACACCTCGGCTAATGAAAGACGGTGTCACTGGTATAGCACTGCCACTTCCGTATCTTGCTGATGCAAGAAATACACCAGTTGACTGCACAACAAAAGGATTCAAACTGAATTCAAGACTAGATTTCGCTATGAAATGGAAGACCCGAGTATGAAAACGAAAAACAGTTCACAACATATTTCTTGTAGCCTACATTTTTAGCAACATCAGATACGGGGATTgtgtttttcttcctttttttttttttttttttaaaccatTGTGAATACCATTAACAACCAAAACTATTACACTTAACAGAGCACCTAATTCCACAAATCAGAAGTTAGGCCTCCAACAAAACAGGAAAATCCAGTTACACAGAAGGCTAATTACATTTTAACTGAGGACTGTGTTGCATATCAATAGCCAACAAATAAGTAAGGGATCAGAGCACAGACCTCCACAGAAGCAACAAAAGAAGCGATCACCCTTTGTATGTGGGAACCCCACATTCGTGGATATGGTATGTCTATCCTGCATAAAGCATGGGGAATTGCAACATGAGAGACCTTTACTATAGGGATGATGAAAATTTCCAGGGTGATATAGGTCTTGATAACAGTAAAGGCAAGTTTCGACCAAACTTGTTCAATTTAGTGTTCACTAGTTCTACACACCAAACTTTCTTCAAACCAAATCAGGCTTCAAGCATATAAGGGCAGCCTGGAGCACAAAGCATCCTGCATTAGCAGGGTCCGGGAAGATGTGGACAGCCTACCCTAAGTGGCTGCTACCACGGCCCAAACCCATCCCTTATATGTTTCAAGAATATAATCAAGGAAATAGGATTTGCACCTAAGTGATGCGAAAATAAGTGAAAGAACATGTTTCGTCCAGTAAAATATCTCTTCGAATTTTATTCTATATATTGTACTTGTGAAAAGAAATTTCTTGGAAAAGTTTGGTGGTCAAGAGAATTGTCATACAACACTGAGTCCAAAGCTATCAGTGTGTCAAGATGCATCAATTGCATTCTTGTATGAGACACTCCAGGTCAAGATGTTGCATAAAACCATACAACAGGAACTGTTAAGAGACTGACATAAGATATATGTTGGTAGATACTGCAAGAACATTAGTACATTCAGGAAATCAatttgagaaagagaaaagactTCATTTTTAGtgcaaatataaataaaactGCATGATCACGTTCATAGTCCCAGAGACCATGCCATATTTGATGCACTTCTAGTTTCTCAGGACATATCTCCCAGCACCCTAAATAATAAAAGTCTAATTGGTAAGAATACATCCATAAAGGATGTCATAAAAGAGGGATGATATCAAAATGATTTTCTCAACATGGCATGTGAAAAAGCTATACATCAACATAGATTTGTTTTCTTAATCCTCCTCGTCACATGATTAAAGGGAAAAAATACCACACACAAATGATATAGTCTATTCTGGATCTCTTGAATAACAAAACAATGTTTATCAAGTATAAACCTTACTCCATGGGATACCAATTCAGAAACATTTGATCATGAAGAGCTTTTACACTAAATAGTAAGCACCTATTCTAGAAAATGTGTAGTTATAGATGGATACATATCCAAAACTCCAATACACTTGCCTGTGAGTTGACAACCATGTCTAATACAGTGAAGCAGCTTCACTAAGTTCACAAATGACAACAAGCTTTGAATCAGTTAAGTAAATcttaacttagtattcagttatacaacaataacatacgCACTGTAATTCCACCAGTGGTTACTGAGGAGGATAGGATGTATGCAGACATTACCTCTATCTATATGGGgtagaggggttgtttctggtaGACCCTTGGTTCAAAATAGATGTTTTTGAAGCAGGATTGCAAGAATAACATGACAGCAAAAATAGCAAGATTATAAAGAAATGAGGCAATAAGTAGGACAGATGAAGCATTAAGTTAATATTGAGTGGAATagaataaaagtaaagtaaagaaCGAATGGTAAACTAAGGATGAGAATTTACCTACCTCAAAAGCTTCAGACATGCAGCAAATCAGTTACTGGTTTGGCAACCAACAATATAGTCCCTTTGCCGTTGAAAACTCTCAAGTACCGCAACATGTTCCATTCGCTCGGGAATTTTCTTCAGCTTCGGGCACTTTAATATATTCAAACCTTTTATCAGAGGCATAGCAGTTGTGGCTAGATGCCAGCTTGCTAGATTTTCCAGATTATCAAGTTGAAGGGTCTCCAGTTGACCAAAACTGTTGCCCTTGGAAGTAATTTTCTTTCCCTTGTAAGCCCATGATAACTTGAGATGCTTTACATTTGGAAACTTTCCCAGAATTGGCATTGGATCTTCCACAAGTCCTGCAGACTGTAGGACTAACACAGTGATGGATTTCGGCAGCTTGTTTAAATCTGCTAGTTCTTCTATTCCCCCTGATAACCATAGCCTGTGAAGGTTTTCACAAGAAGAAAGAGGTTCCAGTGGAGGAAAAGTTTCACCATGTTGACAAACTAGAAACAAGGTAGTGAGGTTTTTCAGGCTGCCAATGGATTTTAGGGAGTAAGATTTCCTAATTTTTTCCATGCCCAATTCTTGAAGGTTGACTAAACCAGAATCAGTATCTTTCCACTGATCACAGCGAATATATTTAAGAGTTCTTAGATTTGTGAGTTTGTCAACTTGCAAGGGAACTTCATACCGAGCTACCTAATGTCTTAAATTTGTGAGCTGGGCTACTTGAGGAGGTAGCTGGCATGAGCAATAATAATCAATCAGTGCTTTTAGCGTTTGTAGTTTTTTTAGTTTGCCAATGGAAGTTGGGAGTTTGAAAACATTGGTGTTAGACAATCCTAAGAACTTGAGGTGTACCAAATTGCCTATAGCATTAGGTAGTTCATTCCCATCAAACTGGATGTTCTCCAAGTCCAGCACATATAGATGTGGGAATGTCGTACAGAATGTCATGAATTTTCCACTATTGtccaagttcataaattctttatCAAAGAACAATATTGACCTTACCTTCAATTTTGAAAGATCAAGTGAAAGATACCTTTGAGTTTGCGCATGAATAGCATGTCGGAGACGAAATGGAGTGACCGAGTTTAGTCTTGGATCATAAATGTCAAACAAATTAACCTCCATGGCTTTTTGTACAGCAAGATCCCGAAGTAGGTCGTGCATCCTACATGTAAGAATTTTATCGAAGAATGTCTCCGCCACTTGAATCAAGCTTCGACTTATTAGCTCATGTAGGAAGTTTTCGGCAATATCCTCCATATGTTCTTCTCTAGTTCTTGGTATGAATCCCTCCGCCAGCCACAGATACATCAACTTTACAGTGTCGATTGCATGATCTTCTTGGAAAATGCCAATGTATAAAAAGCATTGCTTGAGCTCAAATGCCAAATCGTTGTAGCTCAGTGATAGGATGTGAGTGATCTCAACAGAATCATTCTTCATGTGCTGCCAAAGGTGTGTCTTTACCTTTTGCCATTCGTGCATCCCCTTTCTGTAGGAAAGTAGTCCACCTAGTACCACAATGGCGAGTGGTAAGCCTCTGCACTTCTCCACCATATCCTTAGCTAGACTTTCCATTGATGGGGAGAACAAGGAAGCACCAACCATCTTATTCTCTGGACGTAGTTTCTTGCAAAAAAGGTCCCAACTTTCTTCTTCATTAAGAAAACGAAGTTTATGGGAGAAACCTTTGTCATCGACTCTTTCAGCCAAGTCCTCCTTTCGTGTTGTAAGGATAACTCTGCTGCCATTGTTGTCATCCGGTAAGGCTCTTTTCAGGCTCTCCCAAGCTTCTCGATGCCATACATCATCAACCACCACAAGGTACTTGTGCTCTTTCAATAGATTGCGGAGGTGAGTTTCTAGATCTCTCTCTGTCATCTCCTTCAGCATTTTTAGCATTTCTTCACTGCAACCTTGGATAGATTTTATCATTCCCCGAAGGAGATCTGCGGTACTATACTGTTGAGAGACGCATATCCAAGCACGGGTTTGAAAGCTAGAGAGTAGACTTGGGGAATTATATAGTTTTCTTGCAAGAGTGGTCTTGCCCAACCCACCCATACCATAAATTGAAAGGACATTTCGACGAGATTCATCTTTGAGAAGTTCATCAAGTAGTCTTTGAAAAACCTCTTGAAATCCAACAAAGAGTTGATCTTCATTGGCATAGGACACTGCTCTCCTCAATGTTCTTACTAGTGTGGAAGATGGATTGTCTGGCCCTTCTCCAGCATTATTGTTGATGTGAGTAATGCAATAGGTACCTCGTTTCCGAGAGACATCCATGACTCTTTCCTTGAGGGACTGGATGTCCTTCCCAATATTGTGGAATTTGGCTTCCTTCTGGCAGATGCAAGCACAAGCTTTAAGACGGTCAACGAATCCAAAAGCATGATCACCATCTTTTGCCACATCCAAACTGTATGCTTCTAAGATGGCCACAGCTTCATTAGCAACAGAAGTGATTTCAAATACCCATTGCTGTACAAGGTGATCTTCTGCTTGCCTTTTTTCGGCATCTTTGAGGAAAGCTTGCATGAAAGACAGTTCATTTCTCAGCCAATGAACGTTCTCTCTGAGACTTTGGCGCAGCGAAACTTCCTCTATGAGGAAATCCCCCAGTTTTTCAACTGCATAGGACACAACTGCATCAACCATCCTGATGATCTTGAGGTTAGTTTTTCACTGCAATAAGGATAAATTGCTATTGTTGACAGTATGATTACACACAAGAGTTGGAAATTTCCAACTGGCTATTAAAGTCAACAATTTCCAACTTGCTCTTAAATTCAACGCTATCAACTTTCAAGTTGTTCTTTTCATACTCAACTTAGAGCGTAAGATTCTATTGACTAAGAATTAATTTAGTGCTGAAAAAAAGAGTCTGCAGTTCTAGAAAGATCTCTAAACACTTGCTATGCAATTCATTGACTGGTGCATGGGCAATTCTATACGGGCCCCAACATTGGGGCCATGTATAAAAATGTAGCTTTGGACCTAACTTAAACCCAAAAACTAGCTCGTAAGGATCGGCCATGGTCATGTAAGAGAGCCCACTCATTCCTTTTTCATCGGATGTGAGACTCTCCAATAGTTTGATTCTAAAACATGGAAGGAAAACAAGAAGCTGGCCACAATATGACAATCTCTTTTATCCTATACTTCGAATTATTGGTCTCTACACTGTTGGAAATTACTTTAGGTTACTGTACtagtttttagtaaaataaattagttaatttaggatgaatttgaattttgaatttaagttaggttgtttgatttgttgagacattttagttagtttaaattttgaatgttGCTGATTTTTCTATTGTAATGTGGCTATTTAAAGCCCCTTGATGCTTAATAAAATCATTGAATACTATTGAAAGTTATTCAATCCTTTGAGAACCATTTTAACCTCCTTTTCGCTGCCCCATCTTCTTAAAAAAAACCAACAGTGGTATCAAGAGCCTCATTGATCTTACGGGATCTGTGAGTTCTTCCAAAGCGCTACCATACCATTTTTAATCCGTAAGGGCTCCATTTTAACCCATTAGGGCTACCTTTTTCAACCCGTGCTTATTTTCAAAGCATTGGGttatttttaaccaaaaagatgtCAAGCAGCAGTCTCTCAAGAGCCTCATTGATCTTACGGGATCTATAAGTTCTTCCAAAGCGCTACCATACCATTTTTAATCCGTAAGGGCTCCATTTTAACCCATTAGGGCTACCTTTTTCAACCCGTGCTTATTTTCAAAGCATTGGGttatttttaaccaaaaagatgtCAAGCAGCAGTCTCTCATTGAATGCCCAAATATTTTCACCGGCGAAAAATATCAAGTTTGGTcagtaaaaattaaattaaatttcaaaacttatgctttatgtgatgttgtgaaagaagaaaaattctTACAACAACATTTTGCAACTCCCACAATTGTCAAGATGAAAGCTCTTTCAAACAAAACAAGATTGTTGATGGTGTTTTTCCAGCAAAGaatcaaaagaaagaagagaaaaatcaatatcaaaaagaaaaagtgcaaattaaaaaaatatattaaaattcagCATTTAGTACCGGAGCAAAAATTAAGGAGAAGCAGTTTTTTAAATCGCAGTAACtaaagcaaggaggagtgttggAAATTACTTAAGTTACTGCACTagtttttagcaaaataagttagttaatttaggatgaatttgaattttgaatttaagttaggttgtttgatttgttgagacattttagttagtttaaattttgaatattgttGATTTTTCTCTGtgttttactatgtgtttgtgtggtatctcgtgccttgagccggaggtctatcggaaacagcctttctacttcatcagaggtagaggtatggactgcgtacatattacccccagaccccactaagtgggaatacactgggtttgttgttgttgttgttgatttttctaTTGTAATGTGGCTATTTAAAGCCCCTTGATGCTTAATAAAATCATTGAATACTATTAAAAGTTATTCAATTCTTTGAGAGCCATTTTAACCCCTTTTCGCTGCcccatctttttttaaaaaaaaacaacataaacatccAAATACAGAAACAAAacagataaaaaaaaatttattgaaaagaTTCTGTGTTCAGACAAAAGTTGTATAAGGATAAGTTCTAATATTCCAAAAATGCTCTTTGAGAATTATTAGTAACGCAAATAATTTTGTCCTCCGTTTTTTAGCCATGTGGCTCAAATAGCATAATTTTGTATTTGTTTCGTTTTTGGCATAAGACATGATTTTTGCtgtaataaaataaatcatcttTGACTTGGACAATTGAGGATCTGTTGCAGATACACCTGACATTCTTAATAACAAGATTTCTTGGACGTCAACAGAATGTGACTAGATTCGAGTAGCAACTTTGCGCATGACAGAAAGCATATTGTTTGTTTATGAAAGAAGCAATTACACAAAACAGTGATGGCATTTCTTTTTGGCTAATAAGGTGGGAAGAACCTATTAAGTTGGCATGGTAATTTATAGAACTCATCACTTGTAACATCTCTAGCATATATCACAAACTTGTCCCACCAATGTACCCATTATCTTTTTGAGCTTCATCGTTACTAAACGGAAGAGTCTGATCCAAAAATACAGCAACCATAGCAGCTATCGTGGTGTGTGATGTGAAGATGACAGACATTGTGTCATTAAACTGCAATTCAAGAAGACAAACTTTAGTACGAGGTTGTTTCGTAAAGATAAACCTTAAAGTAACATAGTTTAGTCGATGAACGTTGAGAATTGAGATTACCCATCTTGAATATGTATGAAGAAGATCAGATCCAAAGCATATGTGATGCTCGCTGAAGTATTGTGTCAAGGAAAATCCCTGGAAAAGAGAGGACCCAAATATGAACTTTGTTCTAAAGTTGTTAAGGTTACATAATAGGAGAAATCCAGTACCAGCTGATGCTGCAATTCAACCAATAGGATAAATGTCACTTGGCCAGAATGTTGCATTAACAAAATGGTAAAAACTTAAGAGAGAAGTATTGATGAAAAGGTTGCTCCAAAATTTCCCTGCAAACTATAAATCAGGTCACGATAAATAAGGATGCGAGTTTACTCACCTTCGTGATTAGAGAGGTGGTTGCTTGGAAATAGTTCCTCAAAAGCTTCACAGATGCAGCAAGTTCCATCAACTATATCTTGGGTTCCGACAACTACCCCATTGTGTTTGATCACTAGATTGCTCCTCAAATACTGCAACATGTTTCATTTGTTCTGGAATTTCCATCAGCTTCGGACACTCAAGTATACTCAAGCTTTTAATCAGACTCATAGCAGTTCCATCAAGATGCCAGCTTTCTAGATTTTTAAGATTATACAGTCTAAGGATCTCCAGCTGACCAAAATCGTTGCCCTTGCAAGAAATATTCTTTCCCTCGTAAGCCCTTGATAACTCAAGATTCTTTAAGTTTGGAAACTTTCCCAGAATTGGCATTGGATCTTCCTTGAGTCCAGCAGACTGTAGGACTAACAGCGTGATACATTTCGGCAGATTGTTTAAATCTGCTAGTTCTTCTATTTCCCCTGATAACCACAGCCTTTGAAGGTTTTGACAAGAAGAAAGAGGTTCAAGAGGAGGAAAAAGTTCACCATATTGGCAAACTAGAAACAAAGTGGTGAGGCTTTTCAGGTTGCCAATGGATTTTAGGGAGTAAGATTTCCAAATTTTTTCCATGCCCAATTCTTGAAGGTTGACTAAACCAGAAGCATCAGTATTTTTCCACTGATCACAACAAATATATTTTAGAGTTCGTAGATTAGTAAGCCTGTCAACTTGCAAGGGAACCTCATATCGAGCAACTAAATGTCTCAAACTTGTTAGCTGGGCTACCTGAGGAGGAAGTTTGCATGAGCAATGGTCACCAATCAATGCTTCCAACGTTTGTAGGCGTTTTAGTTTGCCAATGGAAGGTGGGAGTCCAAAAACGTTGGTGTTAGACAAACCTAAGAACTTGAGGTGTACCATGTTGCCTATAGCATCAGGTAGTTCATTCCCATCAAAAGAGATGTTCTCCAAGTCCAGCACATATAGATGCGGGAATGTCATGCAGAATGTCATGAACTTTTTACTAGAATCCAAGTTCATAAATTcgttatcaaagaaaaatattgaccTTACCTTCAATTTAGAAAGATCAAGTGAAAGATACCTTTGAGGTTGTGCATGAATAGCATGTCGGTGACGAAATGGAGTGCCGAGTTTACTCTTGGATCATAAATGTCAAACAAGTTAACTTCCACGGCTTTTTGTACAGCAAGATCCCGAAGTAGGTCGTGCATCCTACATGTAAGAATTTTACCGAAGAATGTCCCCGCCACTTGAATCAAACTTCGACTTATTAACTCATGTAGGAAGTTTTCAGCAATATCATCCATATCGTCTTCTCTAATTCTTGGTATGAACCCCTCGGCCAGCCACAAATACATCAACTTTTCAGTATCAATCACTTCATCTTCTCGGAAAATTCCTAAGTATAGAAAACATTGCTTGAGCTCAAACGACAAATCATTGTAGCTCAATGACAGGATGTGAGTGATCTCAACAGAGTCGTTCTTCATATGCTGCCAAAGGTGTGTTTTCACCTTTTGCCATTCGTCCACCCCTTTTCTGTAGGAAAGTAGCCCACCTAGTACCACAATGGCAAGTGGTAAGCCTCTGTACTTCTCCACCATATCCTTAGCTAGACTTTCCATAGATGGGGAGAACAAATCAGCACCAACCATCTTATTCTCTGGACGTAGTTTCTTGCATAAAAGATTCCAGCTTTCTTCTTTCTTTAGAAAACGGAGTTTATGGGAGAAACCTTTGTCATCGACTCTTTCAGCCACGTCTTCCTTCCGTGTTGTGAGAATCACTCTACTGCCATTGTTGTTATCCGGAAAGGCTCTTTTTAGGCTGTCCCAAGCTTCTCGATGCCATACATCATCAACCACCACAAGGTATTTTCTCTCTTGCAGTAGATTACGGAGGTGAGTTTCTAGATCTCTCTCTGACATCTCCTTCAGCAATTTTAGCATTTCTTCACTGCAACCCTCGATAGATTTTATGATCCTCCGAAGGAGATCCG
Proteins encoded in this window:
- the LOC107867248 gene encoding LOW QUALITY PROTEIN: disease resistance protein RPP13 (The sequence of the model RefSeq protein was modified relative to this genomic sequence to represent the inferred CDS: inserted 2 bases in 2 codons) — translated: MVDAVVSYAVQKLGDFLIEEVSLRQSLRENVHWLRNELSFMQAFLKDAEKKQAEDHLVQQWVFEVTSVANEAVAILEAYSLDAAKDGDHAAGFVDRLKACACICQKEAKFHNIGKDIQSLKERVMDISXKRDTYGIIHINNNAGEGSNDPSTLARTLRRAVSFADEDQLFVGFQEVFQRLLDELLKEESRRNVLSIYGMGGLGKTTLARNLYNSPHVLSSFQIRAWICVSQQYSTPDLLRRIIKSIEGCSEEMLKLLKEMSERDLETHLRNLLQERKYLVVVDDVWHREAWDSLKRAFPDNNNGSRVILTTRKEDVAERVDDKGFSHKLRFLKKEESWNLLCKKLRPENKMVGADLFSPSMESLAKDMVEKYRGLPLAIVVLGGLLSYRKGVDEWQKVKTHLWQHMKNDSVEITHILSLSYNDLSFELKQCFLYLGIFREDEVIDTEKLMYLWLAEGFIPRIREDDMDDIAENFLHELISRSLIQVAGTFFGKILTCRMHDLLRDLAVQKAVEVNLFDIYDPRVNSALHFVXRHAIHAQPQRYLSLDLSKLKVRSIFFFDNEFMNLDSSKKFMTFCMTFPHLYVLDLENISFDGNELPDAIGNMVHLKFLGLSNTNVFGLPPSIGKLKRLQTLEALIGDHCSCKLPPQVAQLTSLRHLVARYEVPLQVDRLTNLRTLKYICCDQWKNTDASGLVNLQELGMEKIWKSYSLKSIGNLKSLTTLFLVCQYGELFPPLEPLSSCQNLQRLWLSGEIEELADLNNLPKCITLLVLQSAGLKEDPMPILGKFPNLKNLELSRAYEGKNISCKGNDFGQLEILRLYNLKNLESWHLDGTAMSLIKSLSILECPKLMEIPEQMKHVAVFEEQSSDQTQWGSCRNPRYS